AATGAATAAAAAAAGATATTAAAACACTTTATAATTGGGAAAAAACAACCCAGAATTATACAAAGCAGTAATTAGTTATTATTCCAAAAAAGAAAATAATCCAATGGAAAGCAAGTTATTAGAACTTTTTGAGAAATTAAACGAAAATGAAAAAAATTCTATATTGCTGATATAGAAGCTAGAATATTAAAAAAAGAAATAGAATGAGTAAAAGAATCTTGATTTAAAAAAGAAATAAAAGAAAGCAATCAAGATTCTAAAAAATAGCTTTTGTAATTAATTACGATTATAAATTATAGTATATTTATTTATTATTTTTATAAAAAATAAAATAAAAAATAAAAATTTAAAAGAAAATGTTACTTTTATAAATACCAAGTATTATAATTTGATCTTTGTTTGTATCAATTAAATAAGGGATAACATAACCTTTAAAAATTAAATCTCTTATATTTTCATCATCAAAAGATAAAGATTTTCTATTTTTATAAGGCATAAAAGAAAGATTATGAATACTTTGTTCTAATTTATCTAAAAATAAATTAGCTTGTTTTACACTATCTAATGAAATAAAATCAGATATTACCCCTAATTCATTTAAAAAACGATCAGTTTGTATGATCTGCATTTATTTTAGACCTAACTTTTGAAAAAACTTCATCAGAAGTATATGTTTTTAATTTTCCTTGTTTATAAAGTTCTATATCTTTTTTATAATCTTCTATTCTTATCTTATGCTCTAAATAGGTTAAAGCGAGTTCTAAAACTTCTTTTTGACTTAAATTGTTATCTTTACAATAATTAGTTAAAAAATGTTCTGATTCTCTTGAAAGCTCTAAATACATATAACAATCCTTTCTTTTTTTTGAAAATTATAACAAAAAAACATAATAAAATATTTTTATGAAAAAATCAATATTTATTAGGGTTCAAATCCCTCTCTGTCCGCCACCTTATAAATTTCATTTTATTTCATCTATTTTAGTAATTTTTATTGTTATAATTAATATCATCAAAACTTAATAAATCTAAAGGCAAGCTTCACATACTATGCAAATTTACGCTTCTATTGACTTGAAATCTTTTTACGCTTCAGCTGAATGTGTTTTAAGAAATTTAGATCCTTTAACAACTAATCTTATTGTAGCAGATAAAACAAGAACGGACAAAACCATCATACTAGCAGTTTCACCTGCATTAAAAACTTACAATATACCTGGTAGATTAAGACTTTTTGAGTTTAAACAAAAAATCCATTTAATCAACCAAGAAAGACTAAAACAAGCTCAAAAACACCACTTTAAAGCTAAAAGTTTTAATATATTGGAACTTGAAAATGATTTAAATTTAGAATTAGACTACATTATTGCTAAGCCCAGAATGGCTACTTATATAGAATTTAGCACAAAAATATACAGCATTTATTTGAAGTATTTTGATGCTAAAGATATTCATATATACTCTATTGATGAAGTTTTTATCGATCTTAGTTCTTATCTTGAAAA
This genomic window from Campylobacter lari contains:
- a CDS encoding type II toxin-antitoxin system RelE/ParE family toxin; this encodes MQIIQTDRFLNELGVISDFISLDSVKQANLFLDKLEQSIHNLSFMPYKNRKSLSFDDENIRDLIFKGYVIPYLIDTNKDQIIILGIYKSNIFF